Below is a window of Burkholderia cepacia DNA.
GCGCGTTGATCATCCTGCCCGATCCGTCGTGGCAGGCGCTCGTACCCGACTGGCAGCGCTTCGGGCTGCAGGCGCAGTGCGGGCTCGCGGTGCTGGTGGCCGGCCTGTTGTTCTCGGTGTGGGCGCGGCTGCATCTCGGCACGAACTGGAGCGTGTCGGTCACGCTGAAGGAAGACCACGAGCTCGTCCGCACGGGGCCGTATGCGCTGGTCCGTCACCCGATTTACACGGGCTGCCTGATCGCGCTCGTCGGCGCCGTGCTGATCGGCGGCGAATGGCGCGGCGCGATCGGCGTGCTGCTTGTGTTCGCGTCGCTCGCGTACAAGGTGCGCGTCGAGGAAAGCTGGTTGACCGGGTATTTCGGGCCGGCGTACGCGCAGTACCGCCGCGAAGTGGCGGCGCTGATTCCCGGCTTCTACTGATACCCGCGAGGCGCGCGATGGCGAAGATGATCGTGACCGCGATCGGCTCGGCAGGCGACGTGCATCCGCTGCTCGGCGTCGCGCGCACGCTCGCGGCGCGCGGTCACGACGTCGTGTTCTGCACGCACGCGCCGTTCGAGGCGGCCGTGCGCCGCTGCGGGTTCGCGTTCGTGCCGGTCGGTACCGCGGCCGAATACGACGCGGCGATGGAGAACCCGGCGCTATGGGATCCGCGCACGTCGTTCCGCACGCTGTGGCAGGTGATCGCGCCGACGCTGCGCCCGCACTACGACACGCTGCATGCGCTGACCGATGCCGACACGGTGCTCGTCGGCACGCTGTGGGCGTTCTCCGCGCGTTTCATGCAGGAACGGCACGGCACGCCGTACGTGTCGGTGCAGGTGTCGCCTTCGACGTTGCTGTCCGCGCATGCGCCGCCGACGCACCCGCGCCTGACGATTCCCGCGCGCTGGCCGCTGCCGGTGAAGTCGGCGCTGATGACGCTGATCGAGCGGCAGGTGCTCGATCGCGTGTGCGGCCCGGCGCTCGACGCGGTGCGCCGCGATCTCGGGCTCGCGCCCGCGCGGCGCGTGCTCGGCCGCTGGCTGCATTCGACCGACGGCGTGCTGTGCCTGTTTCCCGGCTGGTTCGCGCCGCCGCAGCCCGACTGGCCGTCGAACCATTTTCAAAGCGGTTTTCCGCTGTTCAACGATATTGCGACACCTGACGATGATGTGGCACTCGATGCGTTTCTCGCGGCCGGTGAGCCCCCGGTCGTGTTCACGGCCGGTTCGACACGCGTCGATCACGCGGCATACGCGCGCGCGGTGGCGGACGCGCTGCGCGTGACCGGCGCGCGCGGGATCCTGTTGACGCCGCACGATGCAGCGTCGCACGACGACCGGCTGCTCGTGCGCCGCTTCGTGCCGATGCGTACGCTGCTGCCGCGTTGCCGCGCGCTCGTGCATCACGGCGGGATCGGCACCGCGGCGCTCGCGTGTGAGGCCGGGATCGTGCAGGTCGTCACGCCGTTCGCGCACGACCAGTTCGACAACGCGCAACGCGTCGTCGTGAACGGCTGCGGCGTGCGCGTCGACGGCCCGGTCGATGGCGCGCGGCTCGGCGCGGCGCTCGCGCGCGTGCTGGCCGAACCGGCGTTCGCGGTGCATGCGAAGCGCACGCGCGCGCTGCTCGCGGCCGCACCCGACGGCTGCGACGCGGCCGCCGATTTCATCGAACGATTCGTGCCGAAGCGCGGGCGGGTGGCCACGCGGGCCGATGTCGCGGCGGCCGGCGCATGAGCACCGCGTCGCCGCTTCACGACGGGCCCGTCGCCCCTTCCGCGTTCGATGCGCCAGCGCCCGCGCCGGCCGCGCAGCCGGTGCGCGGCATCCGGCTCGCGCTGCTGACGTTCGCGCTGTCGCTCGCGACCTTCATCGAAGTGCTCGACTCGACCGTGACGAACGTCGCGGTGCCGGCGATCTCCGGCAGTCTCGGCGTATCGAACAGCCAGGGCACATGGGTGATCAGCTCGTACTCGGTCGCGGCGGCGATCGCGGTGCCGCTGACGGGCTGGCTCGCGCGCCGCGTCGGCGAGCTGCGACTGTTCGTCGGCGCGGTGCTGCTGTTCACGCTGACGTCGCTGCTGTGCGGGCTCGCGCGCGACTTGCACGTGCTGGTGATCTGCCGCGCGCTGCAGGGTCTGTGCTCGGGGCCGATGGTGCCGCTGTCGCAGACGATCCTGCTGCGCACGTTCCCGCCGGACAAACGCACGATCGCGCTCGCGCTGTGGGCGATGACGGTGCTGCTTGCACCGATCTTCGGGCCGGTGGTCGGCGGCTGGATCGTCGACAACTTCTCGTGGCCGTGGATCTTCCTGATCAACTTGCCGATCGGGCTGTTCTCGTTCGCGGTGTGCACCGCGATGCTGCGCCCCGACGCGCAGCGCGGCGCGGCCGGCCCGGTCGACGTGCCGGGCATCGTGCTGCTCGTGATCGGCGTCGGTTCGCTGCAGGCGATGCTCGACCTCGGTCACGACCGTGGCTGGTTCGGTTCGCCGCTGATCGTCACGCTCGCGGTGGTCGCGACGCTCGCGATCGTGTCGCTGCTGATCTGGGAGGCGGGCGAAGCGCATCCCGTCGTCGATCTCAGCCTGTTTCGCGACCGCACGTTCTCGTTCTGCGTGCTGATCATCTCGCTCGGGATGATGAGCTTCTCGGTGGTCGGCGTCGTGTTCCCGTTGTGGATGCAGGCCGTGATGGGCTACAACGCGTTTCATGCGGGGCTCGCGACGGCGTCGCTCGGCGTGCTCGCGCTCGTGTTCTCGATTCTCGTCGGGATTCACGCGCACCGTTTCGACGCACGCGTGCTCGCGACGTTCGGCTTCCTCGTGTTCGCGGCCGTGCTCGCGTGGGATGCGCATTTCACGCTGAAGATGACGTTCGCGCAGATCGCCGCGCCGGGACTGATCCAGGGGATCGGGCTGCCGTGCTTCTTCATTCCGCTGACCGCCGCGACGCTGTCGCGCATTCCGGACGACCGGCTCGCCGCCGCGTCGAGCCTGTCGAACTTCCTGCGTACGCTGTCCGCCGCGTTCGGCACGGCGATGAGCGTGACGCTGTGGGAGAACCGCGCGACCTATCACTACGACGTCGTCTCGCAATCGGTCACGCACGCATCGGCGAACACGCAGCGCTTCGTGCACTCGCTGAACGCGATGGGCGTGGACGGCGTGCGCGAGCTGTCGACGCTGCACCAGGTCGTGATGCAGCAGGCGTACATGATGGCGACCAACGACATGTTCTGGATGGCGAGCATGACGTGTCTCGCACTCGCGGCGATGATGTGGCTGACGCGGCCGAAGCGCGGCGCAGCCGCGTCGTTCGGGCATTGAGGAGAAGACCATGACGACACTCGGCGCACTCGTGATCCTGTATCACCCGAGCGATGCGCAGCTCGATGCGCTCCGCGCATGGCGGCACGCGTGCGACGCGCTGCTCGTCGTCGACAACACGCCGCAGCCCGATGCGCGGGCGCGCGAGCTGTGCGAGCGGGAGGGTATCGCGCTGCTGCATCACGGCAATCGCGGCGGGATCGCTGGCGCGTACAACGCGGGGCTTGCGGCGCTGTTTCGCGACCGCATCGACGCGGTCGCGCTGTTCGACCAGGATTCGTCGGTGCCGGCCGCGTATTTCCCGGTGATGCGCGACGTCTGCGCGGGGCTGGCCGGGCGCGCGTTCCTGGCCGGCCCGCGCATCTTCGACGAAAACGCACGCAGCTTCCTGCCGGAGCTCTCGACCAACGGGATCGGGCTGCGCCGCCTGCGCATCGAGCCGGGCGCGCCGCTGCAGCGCTGCGCGTTCCTGATCTCGTCGGGCTGCGTGGTGTCGCGCGACGCGTTCGACCTGCTCGGCCGCTTCGACGAGACGCTGTTCATCGATCACGTCGACACCGAATACAGCTTCCGCGCGCTGTCGCGCAACGTGCCGCTCTATGTCGTGCCGTCGCTGGTGTTGCCGCACCGGATCGGCGCGAAGCAGCGGCACGCGATCGGCCCTTTTGAAATGACGTCGATGAATCATTCGTGGCAACGGCGCTACTACAGCGCGCGCAATGCGGTGCAGCTCGGGATGCAGTACGGGTTGCGTTTTCCGGTGGCGATCGTGCCGAACTTGCTGACCGTATGGCAGGTCGTGCAGATCGCGCTCGTCGAACGCGACAAGCGCGCGAAGCTCGCCGGCATCCTGTTCGGCGTCGCGGACGGCCTGTTCGGCAGGCTCGGTCCGCTCGAACGCACGCGGCCGCGTCTGGCCGCGCGTGCGCAG
It encodes the following:
- a CDS encoding glycosyltransferase family 2 protein, with amino-acid sequence MTTLGALVILYHPSDAQLDALRAWRHACDALLVVDNTPQPDARARELCEREGIALLHHGNRGGIAGAYNAGLAALFRDRIDAVALFDQDSSVPAAYFPVMRDVCAGLAGRAFLAGPRIFDENARSFLPELSTNGIGLRRLRIEPGAPLQRCAFLISSGCVVSRDAFDLLGRFDETLFIDHVDTEYSFRALSRNVPLYVVPSLVLPHRIGAKQRHAIGPFEMTSMNHSWQRRYYSARNAVQLGMQYGLRFPVAIVPNLLTVWQVVQIALVERDKRAKLAGILFGVADGLFGRLGPLERTRPRLAARAQRVRQG
- a CDS encoding glycosyltransferase, yielding MAKMIVTAIGSAGDVHPLLGVARTLAARGHDVVFCTHAPFEAAVRRCGFAFVPVGTAAEYDAAMENPALWDPRTSFRTLWQVIAPTLRPHYDTLHALTDADTVLVGTLWAFSARFMQERHGTPYVSVQVSPSTLLSAHAPPTHPRLTIPARWPLPVKSALMTLIERQVLDRVCGPALDAVRRDLGLAPARRVLGRWLHSTDGVLCLFPGWFAPPQPDWPSNHFQSGFPLFNDIATPDDDVALDAFLAAGEPPVVFTAGSTRVDHAAYARAVADALRVTGARGILLTPHDAASHDDRLLVRRFVPMRTLLPRCRALVHHGGIGTAALACEAGIVQVVTPFAHDQFDNAQRVVVNGCGVRVDGPVDGARLGAALARVLAEPAFAVHAKRTRALLAAAPDGCDAAADFIERFVPKRGRVATRADVAAAGA
- a CDS encoding methyltransferase family protein, which encodes MNIVQTIAIVVPWAAWLAYWIATSQGVKTTVRKEASRSRTLQSIPLIVGGALIILPDPSWQALVPDWQRFGLQAQCGLAVLVAGLLFSVWARLHLGTNWSVSVTLKEDHELVRTGPYALVRHPIYTGCLIALVGAVLIGGEWRGAIGVLLVFASLAYKVRVEESWLTGYFGPAYAQYRREVAALIPGFY
- a CDS encoding DHA2 family efflux MFS transporter permease subunit, with the translated sequence MSTASPLHDGPVAPSAFDAPAPAPAAQPVRGIRLALLTFALSLATFIEVLDSTVTNVAVPAISGSLGVSNSQGTWVISSYSVAAAIAVPLTGWLARRVGELRLFVGAVLLFTLTSLLCGLARDLHVLVICRALQGLCSGPMVPLSQTILLRTFPPDKRTIALALWAMTVLLAPIFGPVVGGWIVDNFSWPWIFLINLPIGLFSFAVCTAMLRPDAQRGAAGPVDVPGIVLLVIGVGSLQAMLDLGHDRGWFGSPLIVTLAVVATLAIVSLLIWEAGEAHPVVDLSLFRDRTFSFCVLIISLGMMSFSVVGVVFPLWMQAVMGYNAFHAGLATASLGVLALVFSILVGIHAHRFDARVLATFGFLVFAAVLAWDAHFTLKMTFAQIAAPGLIQGIGLPCFFIPLTAATLSRIPDDRLAAASSLSNFLRTLSAAFGTAMSVTLWENRATYHYDVVSQSVTHASANTQRFVHSLNAMGVDGVRELSTLHQVVMQQAYMMATNDMFWMASMTCLALAAMMWLTRPKRGAAASFGH